A window of the Vigna angularis cultivar LongXiaoDou No.4 chromosome 3, ASM1680809v1, whole genome shotgun sequence genome harbors these coding sequences:
- the LOC108325624 gene encoding probable carboxylesterase 15 yields MAFPPHIVEDCMGLLKLFSDGTVFRSNIQFQEQPSSTQQHNNLVLFKDYIFHKKFNLHLRLYKPKLDNDDNGAESKEKLPVLMFLHGGGFCFGSHAWPHIHACCVRLAVDLRAVVVAPDYRLAPEHRLPAAVDDCVETLRWLQRQGHGGDSWVSGVDFERVFVFGDSSGGNIAHHLAVQLGSGSREMDPVRVRGYVMMGPFFGGVVRTKSEVGPPEEMLTLDLLDRFWRLSIPIGENRDHPLANPFGPNSQNLADVKLDPILVIVGGNELLKDRAKDYATRLKELGKNIEYIEFKDKEHGFLTHDSSSQVVQDLLQIIKHFMLQNSS; encoded by the exons ATGGCTTTTCCTCCACACATAGTAGAAGACTGCATGGGCCTCCTCAAACTCTTCAGTGATGGCACCGTTTTTCGTTCCAATATTCAGTTCCAAGAACAACCCTCATCTACCCAACAACACAACAACCTCGTACTCTTCAAAGATTACATCTTTCACAAGAAATTTAACCTCCACCTCCGTCTCTACAAACCTAAACTCGATAACGACGATAATGGTGCTGAGAGCAAGGAGAAACTACCGGTGCTAATGTTCCTACATGGTGGGGGCTTCTGCTTCGGGTCGCACGCGTGGCCGCACATTCATGCATGTTGTGTACGTCTCGCCGTGGATCTCCGTGCGGTTGTGGTGGCGCCGGACTATCGTCTGGCACCGGAGCACCGCCTTCCCGCAGCGGTGGACGATTGCGTGGAGACTTTGCGGTGGCTGCAGAGGCAGGGACATGGCGGGGACTCGTGGGTGAGCGGCGTTGACTTTGAGCGCGTGTTTGTGTTTGGCGACTCGTCTGGCGGGAACATTGCGCACCACTTGGCGGTTCAGCTCGGATCCGGTTCGAGAGAGATGGACCCGGTTCGAGTACGAGGTTACGTGATGATGGGCCCATTTTTCGGTGGGGTGGTTCGGACCAAGTCTGAGGTGGGCCCTCCGGAAGAAATGCTGACACTTGATTTGCTGGACAG ATTTTGGAGATTGTCTATACCTATTGGAGAGAATAGAGATCATCCATTGGCAAACCCCTTTGGCCCTAATAGTCAGAATCTTGCAGATGTGAAGCTTGATCCTATCTTAGTGATAGTTGGTGGCAATGAATTGTTGAAGGACAGAGCAAAAGACTATGCAACAAGGTTAAAGGAACTAGGGAAGAACATTGAATACATTGAGTTCAAGGACAAGGAACATGGATTTCTCACTCATGATTCATCCTCACAAGTTGTCCAAGACCTTCTGCAAATCATCAAACACTTCATGCTTCAAAATTCTAGTTAG